The Synchiropus splendidus isolate RoL2022-P1 chromosome 1, RoL_Sspl_1.0, whole genome shotgun sequence genome includes a window with the following:
- the LOC128762004 gene encoding solute carrier family 2, facilitated glucose transporter member 9-like → MTSPSVFIKVLVNETALQRYNVVLSERELNLIWSFMISIYAIGGLVGSLLAGWLLSYGRKRCLQLSNVFGIISSALMISSRSAGSFEMIMAGRFIYGVNAGVSVSAHTLYVVECTPTKLRGTVGATAGTFISLGRFTGQLLGLSQLLGSEHLWPWLLGFSGVVALLQLLTLPLLPESPKFLLLERGDQVACEKSLTRLCGSMDIKKEVEEMLKEKSAVQNVRSHSVMELMREKSLRWQLATTVFIFTAMQFSGINAVYFYSFEVFREAGIQEDKLQFAALGTGLCEITTSVTCFMIIGRFGKRFLLFRGYLGMSVTLVLLTITLNLQRLLSWMPYCSMALVYVYIFFFCIGLPGVTAPLPGELFTQPYRAAAYTIATSLNWTGLFLLGMVFPVLVEHLKYFCFIIFLFVCIAASLYTWFCMPETVNRTPLEIAEEFRRMHSKSRSKQSAMNNNLDTVFVTEL, encoded by the exons ATGACCTCTCCATCTGTG TTCATAAAGGTGCTGGTTAATGAGACGGCTCTGCAGAGATACAATGTGGTTTTGAGTGAGAGGGAGCTGAATCTCATCTGGTCCTTCATGATCTCCATTTACGCCATCGGAGGGTTGGTGGGGAGTCTGTTGGCAGGGTGGCTGCTGTCTTACGGCCG AAAACGGTGTCTCCAGCTGAGCAACGTCTTTGGCATCATCAGCTCGGCACTGATGATTTCCAGCAGGTCGGCGGGCTCTTTTGAGATGATCATGGCGGGACGGTTCATCTACGGGGTCAATGCAG gGGTCAGCGTATCTGCTCACACTTTGTACGTGGTCGAGTGTACGCCCACTAAGCTGCGGGGGACGGTGGGGGCCACAGCTGGCACGTTCATATCTCTGGGGAGGTTCACCGGGCAGCTACTGGGGCTCAG TCAGCTGCTGGGCTCAGAGCACCTCTGGCCCTGGCTGCTCGGTTTCAGCGGCGTGGTGGCGCTACTTCAGCTCCTCACTCTTCCCCTCCTCCCTGAGTCTCCAAAATTCCTGCTGCTGGAGCGGGGAGACCAGGTCGCCTGCGAGAAAT CTTTAACACGGCTGTGTGGCAGCATGGACATcaagaaggaggtggaggagatgctgaAGGAGAAATCTGCCGTGCAGAACGTTCGCAGCCACTCAGTGATGGAGCTGATGCGGGAAAAATCTCTCCGCTGGCAGTTGGCCACcactgtcttcatttttacGGCCATGCAGTTCAGCGGCATCAATGCA GTctacttttattcatttgaagTGTTCCGAGAAGCAGGAATACAGGAAGACAAATTACAGTTTGCTGCTTTAGGAACTGGACTGTGTGAGATCACCACCTCAGTCACATGT TTCATGATCATTGGAAGGTTCGGCAAAAGATTCCTGCTGTTCAGAGGCTACTTGGGAATGTCCGTCACTCTTGTTCTTCTGACCATCACTCTGAATCTCCAG CGCCTCCTCTCCTGGATGCCCTACTGCAGCATGGCTCTTGTTTACGtctacattttcttcttctgtatCGGACTGC CTGGAGTGACAGCCCCTCTTCCAGGTGAACTCTTCACTCAGCCCTACAGAGCAGCAGCTTACACCATAGCGACCTCCCTCAACTGGACCGGACTCTTCCTGCTGGGGATGGTTTTCCCAGTGCTGGTG GAGCATCTGAAATATTTCTGCTTCATCATTTTCCTGTTTGTCTGCATTGCCGCTAGTCTGTACACATGGTTCTGCATGCCTGAGACGGTGAACCGGACCCCATTGGAAATTGCAGAAGAGTTTAGGAGGATGCACAGTAAATCTAGGAGCAAGCAGTCAGCCATGAATAACAACCTCGACACCGTGTTTGTCACCGAACTTTGA